In Aridibaculum aurantiacum, the following proteins share a genomic window:
- a CDS encoding glycoside hydrolase family 3 protein codes for MKRPFLLMLSLCLVVTGTRVSAQYDAGADGWKKLSLREKIGQTMLMLPDNKKELELGGGSLQGFFKRYPVTGFFMGWKLFVGVKEENKVAHLRKSVHTYQQASRMPLLFQQDYENGIALPGMTTLPREMALGAANSTDLMYKYGKSLASEARSLGIEWVLHPVADLNINPMNPIVNVRGISDDPDKAIRLLSKQIKGLQDNGVAATIKHFPGDGADYRDQHLTTSTNNLTWDEWNKYHGKVFQALIDSGVASIMPGHITLPSYQKEKINGFYPPATLSKELLTDLLKKKMGFDGVIVSDAMTMGGFRGWYNNQLEGEVASFAAGVDVLLWPSYEFMDTLEARIRRNEIPMERLDDAVSRIWKMKSRFGLLKPNRVLVKDMTDAEKAFSRETAKNICESAVTLVRDRENMLPLNPQKTKKILIVGVTPQSRKGGDGGLAALKSLQQELGNKGFEVDFQHDLLYENQGWEEHVSAKYDKIIFAFVRIPHAPFGPLQLWDDQAQTAWAINSMPKDKVMVISFGSPYLANEYFERVNTCINAYSNNPEMHAAVVRVMMGEIPARGTSPVDLGNDALHKYKFINTSDPYKP; via the coding sequence ATGAAACGACCTTTTTTACTAATGCTATCACTATGCCTTGTAGTTACAGGCACACGTGTTAGTGCACAATACGATGCAGGTGCCGACGGCTGGAAAAAGCTGTCGCTCCGCGAAAAGATAGGCCAGACTATGCTGATGCTTCCTGACAACAAGAAGGAGCTGGAGCTGGGCGGCGGCTCGTTGCAAGGCTTCTTTAAGCGCTATCCAGTCACTGGTTTTTTCATGGGCTGGAAGTTGTTTGTAGGAGTAAAAGAAGAAAATAAAGTAGCGCACCTTCGCAAGTCGGTTCATACGTACCAGCAAGCCAGCAGGATGCCGCTGTTATTTCAGCAGGATTATGAAAATGGTATTGCCTTACCGGGCATGACTACTCTGCCACGCGAAATGGCTTTAGGCGCCGCTAACTCTACCGACCTGATGTATAAATATGGAAAGAGTTTGGCCAGTGAAGCAAGATCATTGGGTATAGAATGGGTGCTGCACCCGGTGGCTGATCTAAACATCAACCCAATGAACCCGATCGTAAACGTGCGTGGCATTTCTGACGATCCGGACAAAGCCATCAGGCTGTTGAGTAAGCAAATAAAGGGACTGCAGGATAATGGCGTTGCTGCTACAATCAAGCACTTTCCTGGTGATGGTGCCGACTACCGCGACCAGCACCTTACTACCAGCACCAACAATCTTACATGGGATGAATGGAATAAGTATCACGGGAAAGTTTTCCAAGCATTAATTGACAGTGGTGTGGCTTCTATTATGCCAGGTCATATCACTTTGCCTTCCTATCAAAAAGAGAAGATCAACGGTTTTTATCCTCCGGCTACTTTATCAAAAGAACTGCTGACAGATCTTTTGAAAAAGAAGATGGGTTTTGATGGAGTCATTGTTTCTGATGCAATGACAATGGGTGGATTTAGAGGCTGGTACAACAACCAGCTGGAAGGCGAAGTAGCCAGTTTTGCAGCAGGCGTTGATGTTTTGCTGTGGCCTTCATACGAGTTCATGGATACTTTGGAAGCACGCATCAGGCGCAACGAAATACCGATGGAAAGGCTGGATGATGCAGTAAGCCGCATCTGGAAAATGAAGAGCCGCTTTGGGCTGCTAAAACCAAATCGCGTCTTGGTAAAAGACATGACCGATGCGGAAAAAGCATTCTCTCGTGAAACTGCAAAAAATATTTGCGAAAGCGCTGTTACCCTTGTGCGAGACAGGGAGAATATGCTGCCATTGAACCCACAGAAAACAAAGAAAATATTGATCGTAGGCGTTACACCACAAAGCAGGAAAGGTGGAGATGGTGGATTGGCAGCATTGAAATCACTTCAGCAGGAGTTGGGAAATAAAGGTTTTGAAGTTGATTTTCAACACGACCTGCTTTACGAGAACCAGGGATGGGAAGAGCATGTTTCTGCGAAATACGATAAGATCATTTTTGCTTTTGTACGTATACCACATGCACCTTTTGGTCCGTTGCAATTGTGGGACGACCAGGCGCAAACGGCGTGGGCCATCAATTCGATGCCTAAAGACAAGGTGATGGTGATTTCTTTTGGCAGTCCATACCTCGCAAATGAATATTTTGAGCGGGTAAATACTTGTATCAATGCATATTCTAATAACCCGGAAATGCATGCAGCGGTGGTGCGGGTGATGATGGGTGAGATACCTGCAAGAGGTACTTCTCCTGTAGACCTGGGCAACGATGCGCTGCACAAGTACAAGTTTATTAACACCAGCGACCCTTACAAGCCTTAA
- a CDS encoding sialate O-acetylesterase, whose translation MTRFLFICLLFLQHSLHAQVRLPKYYADHMILQRDRPMPIIGWAAPGNTIEVSFNNKSYKATATADSSWKAVLPKTKAGGPYTISVSANGVTKTFSDVYFGDVWLCGGQSNMNYRMRTIKNRDEELKDADYPLIRQLNIDQVAAEYPQQDIVKGQWVPASSKTIDAFTAVGFQFAKEVYKHEKVPIGIIHASWGGSPIQAWMSAADLQDFPNEIKKINRIHPGFIAAQRKQDSINLVQWEKNIYAASAFVSPAKQLQKDPSFFADAGWKQIVVPGYLQDQDIKVKKGISWFKRNFHVEPAFLQDTIAANFGRINFASAFFINGNYIGSQLNPYYNASFKFPAQYLHAGDNEIIVLCFNESESTGFRPVSKPHLRSGASQVELSGNWLFRQGKTFDTAGAMGPMNAVDFVNSYPTLAFNAMIHPLRQYPVKGFLWYQGEGNTGAEESMLYENMLTRLIGRWRQMWGNDKLPFLMVQISSYGAVKKEPVATGWPVVQEAQANIARTIPNTGIAITNDVGNAIDVHPDDKQTVGKRLAAVALNKVYGHKKMVAAGPTYHQMEIKDGKAILSFKNIGSGIVSKTGTGSLRSFAIAGADNRFYRAEAVISGNKVIVSSNKVPAPLHVRYAFENTPPAFDFYNKEGFPAVPFRTDKLQDFLVKKSDEQ comes from the coding sequence ATGACCAGGTTTCTCTTTATCTGCCTACTTTTTTTGCAGCATTCACTGCATGCGCAGGTGCGCCTGCCAAAGTATTATGCAGATCATATGATACTGCAGCGCGACCGGCCGATGCCGATAATAGGTTGGGCTGCGCCGGGAAATACAATAGAGGTTTCTTTCAATAACAAAAGTTATAAAGCGACTGCAACTGCTGACAGTTCGTGGAAAGCAGTGTTGCCTAAGACAAAAGCAGGCGGGCCTTATACCATCAGTGTTTCAGCAAATGGAGTAACTAAAACCTTTTCTGATGTGTACTTTGGCGATGTATGGTTGTGCGGCGGGCAAAGCAATATGAACTATCGCATGCGCACCATTAAGAACCGGGATGAAGAATTGAAAGATGCAGATTACCCACTGATACGCCAACTGAACATTGACCAGGTAGCTGCTGAATATCCACAGCAGGACATTGTTAAAGGGCAGTGGGTGCCGGCGAGCAGCAAAACCATAGATGCTTTTACTGCGGTAGGTTTTCAGTTTGCCAAAGAAGTATACAAGCACGAGAAGGTGCCGATCGGTATCATTCATGCATCGTGGGGTGGCTCGCCTATACAGGCGTGGATGAGTGCAGCCGACCTGCAGGATTTCCCTAATGAAATAAAGAAGATCAATAGAATTCACCCGGGTTTTATTGCTGCGCAACGCAAGCAGGATAGCATCAACCTGGTTCAATGGGAGAAGAATATTTATGCTGCGTCGGCTTTTGTGTCTCCTGCTAAACAATTGCAAAAGGATCCTTCCTTTTTTGCAGATGCGGGTTGGAAGCAGATTGTAGTTCCAGGTTACCTGCAAGACCAGGACATAAAAGTGAAGAAAGGGATAAGCTGGTTTAAGAGAAACTTCCATGTTGAGCCAGCTTTTCTGCAAGACACTATTGCGGCTAATTTCGGTCGCATCAATTTTGCCAGCGCGTTCTTCATCAATGGCAACTATATTGGCTCGCAGCTAAATCCTTACTACAACGCCAGCTTCAAGTTTCCTGCACAATACCTGCACGCTGGCGACAATGAGATCATTGTCTTGTGTTTCAACGAAAGTGAGAGCACAGGTTTTCGTCCTGTTTCCAAACCACACCTAAGATCAGGAGCCAGCCAGGTAGAACTAAGCGGTAACTGGCTTTTCAGGCAAGGAAAAACTTTTGATACTGCCGGCGCTATGGGACCAATGAATGCTGTGGATTTTGTGAATTCATATCCTACGCTTGCTTTTAATGCTATGATACATCCGCTGCGGCAGTACCCTGTAAAAGGTTTTTTGTGGTACCAGGGTGAAGGAAATACAGGTGCAGAAGAAAGTATGCTGTATGAAAACATGCTTACGCGCCTCATTGGCCGCTGGCGCCAAATGTGGGGCAATGACAAACTGCCTTTCCTAATGGTGCAGATTTCCAGCTATGGTGCTGTAAAAAAAGAACCTGTAGCTACAGGCTGGCCGGTAGTGCAGGAAGCGCAGGCAAATATTGCGCGTACAATTCCTAATACCGGCATTGCTATCACCAACGATGTAGGCAATGCCATAGATGTACACCCCGATGACAAGCAAACGGTTGGTAAAAGATTAGCTGCTGTGGCGCTCAATAAAGTTTATGGTCACAAAAAAATGGTTGCTGCCGGTCCTACCTACCACCAGATGGAGATCAAAGACGGCAAAGCGATCTTGTCTTTCAAGAACATTGGTTCGGGGATAGTTTCGAAAACCGGAACAGGCAGCCTCCGCTCTTTTGCAATAGCGGGTGCTGATAATAGGTTTTACAGGGCCGAAGCGGTAATTAGCGGCAACAAAGTAATCGTCAGCAGCAATAAAGTGCCTGCGCCTTTACATGTTCGTTATGCCTTTGAGAATACACCACCAGCTTTTGACTTTTATAATAAAGAAGGATTTCCGGCTGTGCCTTTTCGCACCGACAAGTTGCAGGACTTCCTCGTAAAAAAATCTGATGAACAATAG
- a CDS encoding TonB-dependent receptor plug domain-containing protein — translation MKKLNARGRILNRVAILLQPNMLLKVLLLILVVAPVFSFAQLQSVAGIVRDEDGKPVSGVSVTVKSANRGTSTDETGRYTLELRDPRAVLVFSNVGYEAREVSVAGKAVVDVVLKRTLSSLDDVVVVGYGTTKRRDLIGSVGKANVEDMKKAPVPSFDQMLAGRIAGVTVSPVDGQPGGAASISIRGSSVSQETSPLFVIDGFPVENMDINSINPNDIESFEVLKDPSSIAIYGSRGGNGVILITTK, via the coding sequence ATGAAAAAACTCAATGCACGTGGACGAATACTCAACAGAGTTGCCATTCTTCTACAACCAAACATGCTCTTAAAGGTCTTACTACTCATCCTGGTAGTAGCACCAGTATTTTCTTTTGCCCAACTGCAATCTGTGGCAGGTATTGTAAGAGACGAAGATGGTAAGCCAGTAAGTGGCGTTTCCGTAACTGTTAAGTCTGCCAACCGCGGAACTTCTACTGATGAAACCGGTAGATACACACTGGAACTAAGGGATCCACGGGCTGTACTTGTATTTAGTAATGTAGGATATGAAGCTCGTGAAGTAAGTGTTGCCGGGAAAGCAGTTGTAGACGTAGTGCTGAAACGGACACTATCTTCTTTGGATGACGTGGTAGTAGTGGGTTACGGTACTACCAAAAGAAGAGACCTGATAGGCTCTGTTGGTAAAGCCAACGTAGAAGATATGAAGAAGGCGCCGGTGCCTTCGTTCGACCAGATGCTGGCAGGTAGAATAGCGGGTGTTACCGTGAGCCCTGTAGATGGACAGCCAGGTGGTGCTGCTTCTATATCTATAAGAGGAAGTTCAGTAAGCCAGGAAACTTCGCCATTATTTGTAATTGATGGTTTTCCTGTAGAGAACATGGACATTAATTCCATCAATCCAAACGATATTGAATCTTTTGAAGTACTGAAAGATCCTTCTTCAATAGCTATCTATGGTTCAAGAGGTGGTAACGGTGTTATCCTCATCACTACTAAATAA